In Candidatus Rokuibacteriota bacterium, a genomic segment contains:
- a CDS encoding sigma-70 family RNA polymerase sigma factor yields the protein MADDRELMARVRERDESALEILFTRWEGPLFAFFYRLGCPPSWVEDLTEEVLVTVYRRRQRYDLDRPFAPWLYGIARLVWKDHLRHRGREITHAVPLEAAAQLPASDLGPSATAEKVEEAEGIRRAIQQLPEEQREAFVLRHYHGLSYEEIAEALQVPLGTVKWRIHEAVRRLEASLVVSRREGG from the coding sequence GTGGCTGACGACCGAGAGCTGATGGCGAGGGTCAGGGAGCGCGATGAAAGCGCCCTGGAGATCCTCTTCACGCGCTGGGAAGGCCCGCTCTTCGCGTTCTTCTACCGGCTGGGGTGCCCGCCGAGCTGGGTCGAGGACCTGACTGAGGAAGTCCTGGTGACGGTGTACCGGCGGCGGCAGCGGTACGACCTCGACCGTCCCTTCGCGCCGTGGCTCTACGGGATCGCCCGCCTCGTCTGGAAGGACCACCTTCGCCATCGCGGGCGCGAAATCACGCACGCGGTGCCGCTGGAGGCTGCTGCGCAGCTACCCGCGAGCGACCTCGGGCCATCAGCTACGGCCGAGAAAGTGGAAGAGGCGGAGGGAATCCGTCGGGCCATCCAGCAGCTTCCGGAAGAGCAGAGGGAGGCCTTCGTCCTCCGACACTATCACGGTCTCAGCTACGAAGAGATCGCTGAGGCCCTTCAAGTCCCGCTTGGGACGGTCAAATGGCGGATTCACGAGGCCGTGCGACGCCTCGAAGCGTCGCTCGTGGTCTCGCGGAGAGAAGGAGGGTAG